Proteins found in one Columba livia isolate bColLiv1 breed racing homer chromosome 11, bColLiv1.pat.W.v2, whole genome shotgun sequence genomic segment:
- the FURIN gene encoding furin — protein MDLRPCSLLLLWTLVVALTLLAQEVLAQRIYTNTWAVLVPAGPQEADRLARKHGFLNLGPIFGDYYHFRHSGVVKRSLSPHQSWHSRLAREPQVQWLEQQVAKRRTKRDVFMEPTDPKFPQQWYLYNTNQRDLNVRQAWAQGYTGKGIVVSILDDGIEKNHPDLEGNYDPGASFDVNDQDPDPQPRYTQMNDNRHGTRCAGEVAAVANNGICGVGVAYNARIGGVRMLDGEVTDAVEAHSLGLNPNHIHIYSASWGPEDDGKTVDGPARLAEEAFFRGVSQGRGGLGSIFVWASGNGGREHDSCNCDGYTNSIYTLSISSTTQYGNVPWYSEACSSTLATTYSSGNQNEKQIVTTDLRQKCTESHTGTSASAPLAAGIIALALEANKNLTWRDMQHLVVHTSKPAHLNANDWVTNGVGRKVSHSYGYGLLDAGAMVSLAKNWTTVGPQRKCVIDVLTEPKDIGKRLEVRRKVDACLGKANYISRLEHAQARLTLSYNRRGDLAIHLVSPMGTRSTLLAARPHDFSADGFNDWAFMTTHSWDEDPSGEWVLEIENTSDANNYGTLTKFTLVLYGTATESPSLSNQLESSGCKTLTPSQTCVVCEEGYYLHQKSCLKHCPPGFAPGVQSTHYSLENSVEPIAPQLCLPCHPSCATCAGPGPNQCLTCPAHSHFSSLDLSCSHQTQSSRASPALADSEGLAETPSAANLPVLIASLSCVLIVIIFVTVFLVLQARSGFSLRGVKVYALDSGIISYKGLPSDIWQEEGPSESDGEENEAHSERTAFIRDQSAL, from the exons ATGGATCTGAGGCCCTGCtcgctgctcctgctctggacTCTGGTGGTTGCCCTCACTCTCCTGGCCCAGGAGGTGCTGGCCCAACGTATCTACACCAACACCTGGGCCGTGCTCGTCCCCGCGGGGCCCCAGGAGGCTGACAGGCTGGCCAGGAAGCATGGATTCCTCAACCTGGGCCCG ATCTTTGGTGACTATTACCACTTCCGGCACAGCGGCGTGGTGAAGCGTTCCCTCTCGCCCCACCAGTCCTGGCACAGCCGTTTGGCCAGGGAGCCGCAG GTGCagtggctggagcagcaggtggCAAAGCGCAGGACCAAGCGAGACGTGTTCATGGAGCCCACGGACCCCAAGTTCCCGCAGCAGTGGTACCTG TACAACACAAACCAGCGGGACCTGAACGTGCGACAGGCCTGGGCGCAGGGGTACACGGGCAAGGGCATTGTGGTGTCCATCCTGGATGACGGCATCGAGAAGAACCACCCTGACCTGGAGGGCAACTAC GATCCAGGGGCGAGCTTTGATGTCAACGACCAGGACCCCGACCCACAGCCACGCTACACACAGATGAACGACAACAG ACACGGCACGCGCTGCGCCGGGGAAGTTGCTGCCGTGGCAAACAACGGGATCTGCGGTGTCGGCGTGGCGTACAATGCCAGGATCGGAG GTGTGCGCATGTTGGACGGGGAAGTGACAGACGCTGTGGAGGCCCATTCCTTGGGCCTCAACCCCAACCACATCCACATCTACAGTGCCAGCTGGGGCCCCGAGGATGACGGCAAGACAGTGGATGGCCCAGCGCGGCTGGCGGAGGAGGCTTTTTTCCGCGGGGTCAGCCAG GGCCGAGGGGGGCTGGGCTCCATCTTCGTCTGGGCGTCCGGGAACGGGGGCCGCGAGCACGACAGCTGCAACTGTGACGGTTACACCAACAGCATCTACACACTGTCCATCAGCAGCACCACGCAGTACGGCAACGTGCCCTGGTACAGCGAGGCCTGCTCATCCACCCTCGCCACCACCTACAGCAGCGGCAACCAGAATGAGAAGCAGATT GTAACGACTGACCTCCGGCAGAAATGCACTGAATCGCACACAGGGACGTCGGCCTCGGCGCCCCTGGCCGCGGGCATCATCGCCCTCGCCCTGGAAGCCAA CAAGAACCTGACCTGGCGGGACATGCAGCACCTGGTGGTGCATACGTCAAAGCCGGCTCACCTCAATGCCAACGACTGGGTTACCAACGGCGTCGGCCGCAAAG TCAGCCACTCGTACGGCTACGGCCTGCTGGACGCTGGGGCCATGGTCAGCCTGGCCAAGAACTGGACCACAGTGGGACCTCAGAGGAAATGTGTCATCGATGTCCTCACGGAGCCCAA ggacatcGGGAAGCGCCTGGAGGTGCGGCGGAAGGTGGACGCCTGCCTGGGGAAAGCCAACTACATCAGCCGGCTGGAGCATGCGCAGGCCAGGCTGACACTGTCCTACAACCGGCGCGGGGACCTGGCCATCCACCTAGTCAGCCCCATGGGCACCCGCTCCACCCTCCTGGCTGCCAG GCCCCACGACTTCTCAGCCGATGGCTTCAATGACTGGGCCTTCATGACTACACACTCATGGGATGAGGACCCATCCGGGGAATGGGTGCTGGAGATCGAGAACACCAGTGACGCCAACAACTACG GCACGCTGACCAAATTCACGCTCGTGCTGTACGGGACCGCCACTGAGTCCCCCAGCCTCTCCAACCAGCTGGAGAGCAGCGGCTGCAAGACCCTGACCCCCAGCCAGACCTGTGTGG TCTGCGAGGAGGGCTACTACCTGCACCAGAAGAGCTGCCTGAAGCACTGCCCTCCCGGCTTTGCACCCGGTGTCCAGAGCACGCACTACAGCCTGGAGAACAGCGTGGAGCCCAtcgccccccagctctgcctgccctgccaccCTTCCTGCGCCACCTGCGCGGGGCCTGGCCCCAACCAGTGCCTGACCTGCCCCGCACACTCGCACTTCAGCAGCTTGGACCTCTCCTGCTCCCACCAGACACAGAGCAGCCGCGCGTCCCCTGCCCTGGCAGACAGCGAGGGGCTGGCCGAGACCCCCTCTGCAGCCAACCTGCCCGTCCTCATTGCCAGCCTCAGCTGTGTCCTCATTGTCATCATATTCGTCACTGTCTTCCTGGTGCTGCAGGCACGCTCAGGCTTCAGCCTACGGGGCGTGAAGGTCTACGCCCTGGACAGTGGGATCATCTCCTACAAGGGGCTTCCCTCTGACATCTGGCAGGAGGAGGGCCCCTCGGAGTCGGACGGTGAGGAGAACGAGGCGCACAGCGAGAGGACTGCCTTCATCAGAGACCAAAGTGCCCTTTGA